In Halapricum desulfuricans, a single window of DNA contains:
- the pstB gene encoding phosphate ABC transporter ATP-binding protein PstB: protein MTETTIASERGTDTEIETTKGESTERTREEWTDYESAGETVLSVSDLNVYYGDEHALKDVSMDIPEQSVTALIGPSGCGKSTFLRSLNRMNDRIKSARVEGTVEFDGQDIYQDGADLVELRKRIGMVFQSPNPFPKSIRENVAYGPRKHGDINRGLTARLLGRDEKDAEDRLVERTLKQAALWDEVSDRLKDNALGLSGGQQQRLCIARCLAVDPEVILMDEPASALDPIATSKIEDLIEELAEEYTVVVVTHNMQQAARISDQTAVFLTGGELVEYDDTEKIFESPESQRVEDYITGKFG, encoded by the coding sequence ATGACTGAGACGACGATCGCATCCGAACGCGGCACAGACACCGAAATCGAGACGACGAAAGGCGAGAGCACCGAACGCACGCGCGAGGAGTGGACCGACTACGAGTCCGCCGGCGAGACCGTCCTGTCGGTCTCCGACCTGAACGTCTACTACGGGGACGAACACGCACTGAAAGACGTCTCGATGGATATCCCCGAGCAGAGTGTCACGGCGCTGATCGGCCCCTCAGGCTGTGGGAAATCGACGTTCCTGCGGTCGCTCAATCGGATGAACGACCGCATCAAGAGCGCTCGTGTCGAAGGAACCGTCGAGTTCGATGGGCAGGACATCTATCAGGACGGCGCCGACCTCGTCGAGCTTCGCAAGCGGATCGGGATGGTGTTTCAGTCACCGAACCCGTTCCCCAAGTCGATTCGCGAGAACGTCGCGTACGGTCCTCGAAAACACGGGGACATCAACCGCGGACTGACGGCCCGCCTGCTCGGCCGCGACGAAAAGGACGCGGAAGACCGGCTCGTCGAGCGCACGCTGAAACAGGCGGCCCTGTGGGATGAGGTCAGCGATCGGCTGAAAGACAACGCGCTCGGGCTCTCGGGCGGCCAGCAACAACGGCTCTGTATCGCCCGGTGTCTGGCCGTCGATCCCGAAGTGATCCTGATGGACGAACCGGCGAGCGCACTCGACCCGATCGCAACCTCGAAGATCGAGGACCTCATCGAGGAGCTCGCTGAGGAGTACACCGTCGTCGTCGTCACGCACAACATGCAACAGGCTGCCCGAATCTCCGATCAGACTGCCGTGTTCCTCACCGGCGGCGAACTCGTCGAGTACGACGACACCGAGAAGATCTTCGAGAGCCCCGAGAGCCAGCGCGTCGAGGACTACATCACCGGCAAGTTCGGGTAG
- a CDS encoding geranylgeranyl reductase family protein: MPTHEYDVVVAGAGTAGCYAAATVANEGLDVVVVERKDEEEAGHIACGDALKGASAFPEPIPKSRIEPAFTNTAVDHGRFELPTQNTAVDIPVPGELAVIDRLEYGKRIIEGAEHAGAEFHYETVINDVRQDETGRITGLEAKRNGREVTYESEVVVDAAGALSLLQDKADFGDATFDTNVRYSQFCSAYREIIHVDEPVEYDDALVFKPTERAAGYLWYFPRTPTEINVGLGFQMNEEPMQLVESLREDIRTRPEFENATVEDKLGAALPTRRPYDSAVAPGYIAVGDAAGHVNPTTGGGIAGAAYAGKYAADQAIEAIGRDDVSESALWEYNERVMDHFGGRYAALDVYNIFVTAYDVDDLTALLASIPMEKLSEALYSGSADLGLWLKIKTLLKSAGHWGTIYDLYRTKRLADDVLDHYESYPSNPDGFETWQQDRDALLDRVYETTGAEPKY, translated from the coding sequence ATGCCCACCCACGAGTACGACGTCGTCGTCGCGGGTGCCGGGACGGCCGGCTGTTACGCGGCCGCGACGGTGGCCAACGAGGGGCTCGACGTCGTCGTCGTCGAGCGAAAGGACGAGGAAGAAGCGGGTCATATCGCCTGCGGTGACGCACTGAAGGGGGCCAGCGCGTTCCCGGAGCCGATCCCGAAGTCCCGGATCGAACCCGCGTTCACGAACACAGCCGTCGATCACGGCCGCTTCGAGTTGCCGACCCAGAACACGGCCGTCGACATCCCCGTGCCCGGCGAACTGGCCGTCATCGATCGCCTTGAGTACGGCAAGCGGATCATCGAGGGAGCCGAGCACGCCGGGGCGGAGTTCCACTACGAGACGGTCATCAACGACGTTCGCCAGGACGAGACGGGTCGGATAACCGGCCTCGAGGCGAAACGCAACGGCAGGGAGGTCACCTACGAGAGCGAGGTCGTCGTCGACGCCGCGGGCGCGCTCTCGCTGTTGCAGGACAAGGCCGACTTCGGCGATGCGACCTTCGACACGAACGTCCGGTACTCGCAGTTCTGTTCGGCCTATCGGGAGATCATCCACGTCGACGAACCCGTCGAGTACGACGACGCGCTGGTGTTCAAGCCGACCGAGCGGGCCGCCGGCTACCTGTGGTACTTCCCGCGCACGCCGACGGAGATCAACGTCGGGCTGGGGTTCCAGATGAACGAGGAGCCGATGCAACTGGTCGAGTCACTCCGTGAGGACATTCGCACCCGGCCCGAGTTCGAGAACGCGACCGTCGAGGACAAACTCGGCGCGGCGCTGCCGACCCGGCGACCGTACGATTCGGCGGTCGCACCGGGATATATCGCCGTCGGCGACGCCGCCGGGCACGTCAACCCGACGACCGGCGGCGGCATCGCCGGAGCGGCCTACGCCGGCAAGTACGCCGCCGATCAGGCGATCGAAGCGATCGGGAGAGACGACGTCTCCGAGTCGGCGCTGTGGGAGTACAACGAGCGCGTGATGGATCACTTCGGCGGGCGCTACGCCGCGCTGGACGTCTACAACATCTTCGTCACGGCGTACGACGTCGATGACCTCACGGCCCTGCTCGCGTCTATTCCGATGGAGAAACTCTCCGAGGCGCTGTACTCCGGATCGGCCGACCTCGGCCTCTGGCTGAAGATCAAGACCCTGCTCAAAAGCGCGGGCCACTGGGGCACGATTTACGACCTCTACCGGACGAAACGCCTCGCCGACGACGTGCTCGACCACTACGAGTCCTATCCCTCGAATCCGGACGGGTTCGAGACCTGGCAACAGGACCGGGACGCGCTCCTCGATCGGGTCTACGAGACGACCGGGGCGGAGCCGAAGTACTAG
- a CDS encoding PstS family phosphate ABC transporter substrate-binding protein produces MSRKDAGDVTRRKFLIGSGAAGAIALAGCSSGSSDGNGNGNGNGNGNGNGNGNGNGGGSDMDTSTLKADGSSTVYPIANDASRLWNGNPPADDEEYWGPGQYDIDTDMHLADYWASKFGYEPTGERSVPPFGTQIALSHSGTGVEAVINERVDIGDASSTAESILGSDAEELDSIVDHVVGVDGQPIVVSREIADAGVEQITGDELRAIYKQEITNWSEVGGPDKEIYAIGRSEDSGTDTAFRANLYGDPDAPIDPDTRKGQNQQVRTLVEQNDNAIAYIALAFVEPDGATPPIDLELDGTVYSYGENLGAKGYPLSRDLHMYTWEGTSEKEAAFLNMILSEFGQTRFVEPNNYFKIPPARREEERAKLPDQV; encoded by the coding sequence ATGTCACGCAAAGACGCGGGCGACGTGACGCGGCGCAAGTTCCTGATCGGTTCCGGCGCGGCCGGCGCGATCGCGCTCGCCGGGTGTTCGTCGGGTTCCAGTGACGGCAATGGCAACGGTAACGGAAACGGCAATGGCAACGGAAACGGCAACGGCAACGGCAATGGCGGCGGAAGCGATATGGACACCTCGACGCTGAAGGCCGACGGGTCCTCGACGGTGTACCCAATCGCGAACGACGCGAGCCGGCTGTGGAACGGCAATCCGCCGGCCGACGACGAGGAGTACTGGGGTCCCGGTCAGTACGACATCGACACGGACATGCACCTCGCCGATTACTGGGCGAGCAAGTTCGGGTACGAACCGACCGGCGAGCGCAGCGTCCCGCCGTTCGGAACCCAGATCGCGCTCAGTCACTCCGGGACCGGCGTCGAAGCGGTCATCAACGAGCGCGTCGACATCGGCGATGCCAGCTCGACCGCCGAATCGATTCTGGGCAGCGACGCCGAGGAACTCGATTCCATCGTCGATCACGTGGTCGGCGTCGACGGCCAGCCGATCGTCGTCAGCCGGGAGATCGCCGACGCGGGCGTCGAGCAGATCACCGGCGACGAACTCCGCGCGATCTACAAACAGGAGATCACCAACTGGAGCGAGGTCGGTGGCCCGGACAAGGAGATCTACGCCATCGGTCGCTCCGAGGACTCCGGTACCGACACCGCGTTCCGCGCGAACCTCTACGGCGACCCCGACGCGCCGATCGATCCCGATACCCGGAAAGGGCAGAACCAGCAGGTCAGGACGCTCGTCGAGCAGAACGACAACGCGATCGCGTACATCGCACTCGCCTTCGTCGAACCCGACGGCGCGACACCGCCGATCGACCTCGAACTCGACGGCACCGTCTACAGTTACGGCGAGAACCTCGGTGCCAAGGGCTACCCGCTCAGCCGTGACCTACACATGTACACCTGGGAGGGGACCTCGGAGAAGGAAGCCGCGTTCCTCAATATGATCCTCTCGGAGTTCGGCCAGACCCGGTTCGTCGAGCCGAACAACTACTTCAAGATCCCGCCCGCGCGCCGCGAAGAGGAACGCGCGAAGCTCCCTGATCAGGTCTAA
- the pstA gene encoding phosphate ABC transporter permease PstA, translating to MSDAYRRRLVDTGSTGYDRIAAGTVGAAFLLFAAAVGTFFGWVPTGEAGLTSFGIALLGLGLVTAALGVASYRLDVATTPSESPGLVAGAVLALLWLSTAGAVAGGTLGTVGWVPAIVVGVGIGYATLASPEDLGSTLPVGAFLVLVGALVAAGVLGPEWAWESSAFAATFPADVVVPLLALLGSLLAGWTAGKAYGGFGARGRQHGAFLLVSLVVFLVMGVLAFLLLYVAERGIGTAVENLTVSAGTLLLLVALPLFVSVRRGRRGLGSASGVTLVAVYLWLALAGTFTLVAGALGYAVVTGDAVTTGTTTIQPTAAVGALPAALVSGLALLAVRQVKPWRPSDRRARTLKRAGVVLTVALAAGVLVELFVAPIAVAGVSVFGTFAVAVCALSGAAIAARLGTRLRDSPSPASLPPLEASTKLFLWGVLAVSLHVLVTGTSIGTQTAGLVASGTIDWPFVMNPTQGLGIQRGVMPALIGTVWIVIGAVVFAVPIAVGAAVFLTEYAEDSLFTKGVDVATNGLWSTPSIVFGLFGLAFIVPRFGNSGSIFASQLVLGFMLLPLVLVTSREAMQSVPDEYRDASAALGVSKWDTIREVVIPASMPGIITGVILGVGRIAGETAPLLLVLNGPVAPTDTPAVLSSFEVGLTAQPPFVHVTNPALLESASALPYQLYAIITAGVLDDMAFGWATAFVLLGVVLSFFAVAVASRRYFRRKLHHD from the coding sequence ATGAGCGACGCATATCGGAGACGACTCGTCGATACGGGTTCGACGGGGTACGACCGCATCGCCGCCGGAACTGTCGGAGCCGCGTTTCTCCTCTTCGCCGCGGCCGTGGGCACGTTCTTCGGCTGGGTTCCGACCGGCGAAGCGGGGCTGACGTCGTTCGGCATCGCCCTGCTCGGTCTCGGACTGGTCACCGCCGCGCTCGGGGTCGCGTCGTACCGGCTTGACGTTGCGACGACGCCCAGCGAGTCGCCAGGGCTCGTCGCCGGGGCCGTTCTCGCGCTGCTCTGGCTGTCGACGGCGGGCGCTGTCGCCGGCGGGACGCTCGGGACGGTCGGCTGGGTGCCGGCGATAGTCGTCGGTGTCGGGATCGGATACGCGACGCTCGCGTCGCCAGAGGACCTCGGCTCGACGCTTCCCGTCGGGGCCTTCCTCGTGTTGGTCGGGGCACTCGTCGCTGCCGGCGTGCTCGGTCCCGAATGGGCGTGGGAATCGTCGGCGTTCGCAGCGACGTTCCCAGCCGACGTCGTCGTCCCGCTGTTGGCGCTTCTGGGCAGTCTGCTCGCGGGCTGGACCGCCGGGAAGGCGTACGGCGGCTTCGGCGCGCGCGGCCGGCAGCACGGCGCGTTTCTGCTCGTCTCGCTGGTCGTCTTCCTCGTCATGGGCGTGCTCGCGTTCCTGCTGCTCTACGTGGCCGAACGCGGTATCGGTACGGCCGTCGAGAACCTCACAGTCAGCGCCGGAACGTTGCTTCTCTTGGTCGCGCTCCCGCTGTTCGTCTCGGTCCGGCGGGGGCGTCGTGGCCTCGGATCCGCGTCCGGAGTCACGCTCGTCGCGGTGTACCTGTGGCTCGCACTCGCGGGAACGTTCACGCTCGTGGCCGGGGCCCTCGGGTACGCCGTCGTAACCGGGGACGCGGTCACGACGGGGACGACGACGATCCAGCCGACGGCGGCCGTCGGCGCGCTACCGGCCGCCCTGGTTAGCGGACTCGCGCTGCTGGCCGTCAGGCAGGTGAAGCCGTGGCGTCCGTCCGACCGGCGGGCGCGGACGCTCAAGCGCGCCGGCGTTGTTCTCACAGTCGCGCTTGCGGCGGGCGTCCTCGTCGAGCTCTTCGTTGCGCCCATTGCCGTAGCAGGGGTCTCAGTGTTTGGGACGTTCGCCGTCGCCGTCTGCGCTCTGAGCGGCGCGGCCATCGCCGCGAGACTAGGCACGCGGCTTCGGGACAGTCCCTCGCCGGCCTCGCTCCCGCCGCTCGAAGCGAGCACGAAGCTGTTCCTCTGGGGAGTGCTGGCCGTGTCTCTGCACGTGCTCGTCACTGGCACCTCGATCGGAACCCAGACCGCGGGACTGGTCGCCAGCGGGACCATCGACTGGCCGTTCGTCATGAACCCGACCCAGGGGCTCGGGATCCAGCGCGGGGTCATGCCGGCGCTGATCGGGACCGTCTGGATCGTCATCGGCGCGGTCGTCTTCGCCGTCCCGATCGCGGTCGGCGCCGCCGTGTTCCTGACCGAGTACGCCGAGGACAGCCTCTTCACCAAGGGGGTCGACGTGGCCACGAACGGCCTCTGGAGCACGCCGAGCATCGTCTTCGGGCTGTTCGGGCTGGCGTTTATCGTCCCCCGCTTTGGCAACAGCGGGTCGATCTTCGCCTCGCAGCTCGTTCTCGGGTTCATGCTGCTCCCGCTCGTGCTGGTCACGAGCCGGGAAGCGATGCAGAGCGTGCCCGACGAGTACCGCGACGCCAGCGCCGCGCTGGGCGTCAGCAAGTGGGACACGATCAGAGAGGTCGTCATCCCCGCCTCGATGCCGGGGATCATCACCGGCGTCATCCTGGGGGTCGGCCGAATCGCCGGCGAAACGGCACCGCTGTTGCTCGTGTTGAACGGTCCGGTCGCCCCGACGGACACGCCGGCCGTCCTCTCGAGTTTCGAGGTCGGCCTGACGGCCCAGCCACCGTTCGTGCACGTGACCAATCCCGCGCTGCTCGAGTCGGCGAGCGCGCTCCCTTATCAGCTGTACGCGATCATCACGGCCGGCGTGCTCGACGACATGGCGTTCGGCTGGGCGACGGCGTTCGTGTTGCTCGGCGTCGTCCTGTCGTTTTTTGCCGTAGCCGTCGCGTCGCGGCGCTACTTCCGGAGGAAACTACACCATGACTGA
- a CDS encoding type IV pilin: MHEFRTDDTAVSPVIGVILMVAITVLLASTAAVFFLQFGDETGTSTPPTAAFETDYSDGSSDTVTFTHESGDSLDTSKLTIVVNGANVSDANERHKVSTIVTQSELSAGSVIEVSNSTLPVGSSVNVDFSEATIKLTWEGSAATSSTTLAEWTGPDA; this comes from the coding sequence ATGCACGAATTTCGGACGGACGACACGGCAGTATCGCCAGTCATCGGGGTCATCCTGATGGTCGCAATCACGGTCTTACTCGCGTCGACGGCGGCTGTCTTTTTCCTCCAGTTCGGAGACGAGACGGGAACATCTACGCCGCCGACGGCCGCCTTCGAGACGGATTACTCGGACGGCAGTTCGGATACGGTCACGTTCACCCACGAGTCGGGCGACAGCCTCGATACCTCGAAGCTGACGATCGTCGTCAACGGCGCGAATGTATCAGACGCCAACGAACGCCACAAGGTATCGACCATCGTGACCCAATCGGAGCTGAGCGCCGGTAGCGTCATCGAGGTGTCGAATAGTACGCTACCAGTTGGCTCAAGCGTCAACGTCGACTTCAGCGAAGCGACGATCAAACTCACCTGGGAAGGGTCCGCGGCGACCAGCAGCACGACGCTGGCGGAGTGGACCGGCCCGGACGCCTGA
- the pstC gene encoding phosphate ABC transporter permease subunit PstC codes for MTADYRSPNAVVAVLRWIDERGRSLHRSWEGLDWFSRLLAVGQLVLVVASFVGFLLQSVWTPLFVVAFLLAFGLGWAVRQALTAKVVTFLMTVSALVTLGLIAVFLVLESIPAFRTAGLDLVNPFGENAWAASQSQYSLVPMIWGTVLTTIVAVAVAGPLGIAGALFISEIAPGWLRDVVKPAVEILAGIPSIVYGFIGFTIINPYITDRLSVNPGALFAIGVVIGFMALPTVISVAEDALDAVPSSMKDGALAVGATDWQTMQSVTVPAAFSGVSAAVLLGIGRAMGETMAATVMISHSRRLPEPTGYNVFDSTETLTTFIASSYGHVTPGETFWSALFAAGVVLLVIVTGLGIASQLVEMRMQRKLQGNQ; via the coding sequence ATGACAGCCGACTATCGATCGCCGAATGCAGTGGTCGCCGTCCTCCGGTGGATCGACGAGCGTGGCCGCTCGCTTCACCGGTCGTGGGAGGGGCTGGACTGGTTCAGTCGCCTGCTGGCCGTCGGACAGCTGGTGCTGGTCGTCGCTTCTTTCGTCGGGTTTCTCCTCCAGTCGGTCTGGACGCCGCTTTTCGTGGTGGCGTTTCTGCTCGCGTTCGGCCTCGGATGGGCCGTCCGACAGGCACTGACCGCCAAGGTCGTGACGTTCCTGATGACGGTCTCGGCGCTGGTCACGCTTGGACTGATAGCGGTGTTTCTCGTGCTGGAGTCGATCCCGGCCTTCCGGACGGCCGGGCTGGACCTCGTCAATCCCTTCGGTGAGAACGCGTGGGCCGCGAGCCAGAGCCAGTACTCGCTCGTTCCGATGATCTGGGGGACCGTCCTCACGACGATCGTCGCGGTCGCGGTCGCCGGACCGCTCGGGATCGCGGGCGCACTGTTCATCAGCGAGATCGCCCCCGGATGGCTCCGCGACGTCGTCAAGCCGGCCGTCGAGATCCTCGCCGGCATCCCGTCGATCGTCTACGGGTTCATCGGGTTCACGATCATCAACCCCTACATCACGGATCGCCTCTCGGTCAATCCCGGCGCGCTGTTCGCGATCGGCGTCGTCATCGGGTTCATGGCGCTGCCGACGGTCATCTCGGTCGCGGAGGACGCGCTGGACGCAGTGCCGTCATCGATGAAAGACGGGGCGCTCGCCGTCGGTGCGACCGACTGGCAGACGATGCAGAGCGTGACCGTTCCGGCGGCGTTCTCCGGCGTGTCAGCGGCGGTCTTGCTTGGCATCGGTCGGGCGATGGGCGAGACGATGGCCGCGACGGTGATGATCTCACACAGCCGTCGGCTCCCCGAACCGACCGGCTACAACGTCTTCGACAGCACGGAGACACTGACGACGTTCATCGCCAGCAGCTACGGCCACGTCACGCCCGGTGAGACGTTCTGGAGCGCGCTGTTCGCCGCCGGTGTCGTCCTGCTGGTCATCGTCACCGGACTCGGTATCGCCTCACAACTGGTCGAGATGCGAATGCAACGGAAACTACAGGGCAACCAATGA
- a CDS encoding phosphate uptake regulator PhoU, with amino-acid sequence METRKVQVTGGSTYTVSLPKEWATDNDVSAGSIVEFHSEKDLLLLSPKDDVDRTEGTLDITGLEEDHDLTRAVMTMYVSGFDIITLEAQRITAAQRRVIRDATQGLVGLEVIEETGERVVLQDLLDSSELSVHNAITRMRLVSLTMLSDAVEALVENDDELADDVMERDDDVDRLWYMVSRVFRTVLRNPTAANDIGFPRETVFDYQSAARQLERIADHATKIARIAGEVGDVTDEEADALLGLKEGAIEVPKLAMDAVFEDDPDEATRMANEARAMVREVDDRSREVDNLIREQDDPQSAQLLGLVVDSLSRTADYGSNIAESALQKAAPRPS; translated from the coding sequence ATGGAGACCCGAAAAGTCCAGGTGACGGGCGGTTCGACCTACACCGTCTCGCTCCCCAAGGAGTGGGCGACCGACAACGACGTCAGCGCGGGATCCATCGTGGAGTTTCACTCCGAGAAGGACCTGCTGTTGCTCTCGCCGAAAGACGACGTCGATCGGACAGAGGGGACCCTCGACATCACCGGTCTGGAGGAAGATCACGACCTCACGCGGGCGGTGATGACGATGTACGTCAGCGGGTTCGATATTATCACGCTGGAGGCCCAGCGCATCACCGCCGCACAGCGTCGGGTCATCCGCGACGCCACGCAGGGACTGGTGGGGCTGGAAGTCATCGAGGAGACCGGCGAACGGGTCGTCCTGCAGGACCTGCTCGACTCCTCGGAACTGTCGGTGCACAACGCGATCACGCGCATGCGACTCGTCTCGCTGACGATGCTGTCCGACGCCGTCGAGGCGCTGGTCGAGAACGACGACGAACTCGCCGACGACGTGATGGAACGCGACGACGACGTCGACCGATTGTGGTACATGGTTTCTCGGGTGTTCCGGACGGTACTCCGGAACCCGACTGCGGCGAACGACATCGGCTTCCCTCGCGAGACGGTCTTTGATTACCAGTCGGCGGCCCGCCAGCTCGAGCGGATCGCGGACCACGCGACGAAGATCGCCCGGATCGCCGGCGAAGTCGGCGATGTCACCGACGAGGAAGCGGACGCACTGCTCGGTCTCAAAGAGGGGGCCATCGAAGTCCCGAAACTGGCGATGGACGCCGTGTTCGAGGACGACCCTGACGAGGCGACGCGCATGGCCAACGAGGCCAGGGCGATGGTCCGGGAGGTCGACGACCGGAGCCGCGAGGTGGACAACCTCATTCGCGAGCAGGACGACCCACAGAGCGCCCAGCTGCTCGGGCTGGTCGTCGACTCGCTGTCCCGGACGGCCGACTACGGGTCCAATATCGCCGAGAGCGCGCTGCAGAAAGCGGCTCCGCGGCCGAGCTAG
- a CDS encoding uroporphyrinogen-III synthase, protein MTASPRVAVFRPDDQRLETAVELLESLGATPVADPMLAVEPAGSTPRLDADAVVFTSTTGVDLVADAGWTPGDATVCAIGETTADALRDAGFDVDVVPETYTSAGLVEALAGEVEGARVELARSDHGSAVLVDGLFDAGAYVHETVLYRLVRPDDAGDSIELAAAGDLDAALFTSSLTVEHFLEAATERGVREAAIDGLNEAVIGAIGPPTERTAESNGIGVDVVPETADFDRLSRATLARLRSK, encoded by the coding sequence ATGACGGCGAGCCCGCGCGTGGCCGTCTTCCGCCCCGACGATCAGCGCCTCGAGACGGCTGTCGAGTTGCTGGAATCGCTCGGCGCGACGCCGGTCGCGGATCCGATGCTCGCGGTCGAGCCCGCCGGGTCGACGCCGCGCTTGGACGCCGACGCCGTCGTCTTCACGAGCACGACCGGCGTCGATCTCGTCGCCGACGCCGGCTGGACGCCCGGCGACGCGACCGTCTGTGCGATCGGCGAGACGACGGCCGACGCGCTCCGGGACGCGGGGTTCGACGTCGATGTCGTCCCCGAGACCTACACGTCGGCGGGTCTCGTCGAGGCACTCGCCGGCGAGGTCGAGGGCGCGCGCGTCGAACTCGCGCGCAGCGACCACGGGAGTGCCGTGCTCGTCGACGGGCTGTTCGATGCCGGCGCGTACGTCCACGAGACCGTCCTCTACCGGCTGGTCCGGCCGGACGACGCCGGTGACTCGATCGAGTTGGCGGCCGCGGGAGACCTCGACGCCGCGCTGTTTACCTCGTCGCTGACGGTCGAACACTTCCTGGAGGCAGCGACCGAGCGGGGCGTCCGTGAGGCGGCGATCGACGGGCTGAACGAGGCCGTCATCGGGGCGATCGGCCCGCCGACCGAGCGGACCGCCGAGTCGAACGGGATCGGCGTCGATGTCGTGCCCGAGACGGCGGACTTCGACCGACTGAGTCGCGCGACCCTTGCGCGGCTCCGGTCGAAATAG
- the hemG gene encoding protoporphyrinogen oxidase, translating to MHVGVIGAGISGLATAHELRERGVTVDVFEADDEPGGIVRSRRVDGHVLDLGPQRLRGSKLIEEWIDEFGLREQRFEGHDDQPLFVLRDGKLRVAPLSIHEAITTDLISWPGKARILAEPLTGPPRPDETVADFFARKFGNEAERTLFSPLYTGLYGAHADEMLVRHSVGKALRKRGIDRSILLAVARKLLEGVDIPPIVSLEDGLQTLPKAIADRYAESIHLETPVEAVYEDGNDFDIVTADGSTAVDRVVVTTPAPITADLLEPLDGDLADVLSGLTYNPLAIVHLESNYGREGHGCQILDGEGYETLGLTWNASMLDRDGVFTVYLGGSRSPELLEESDDRLGELAAEEFESITGFSARPSHVARWRPGMPAYDASWNDLDHVSFPDGVHVCATYTERAGIPGRLRDAKRTAEAIAGE from the coding sequence ATGCATGTCGGTGTAATCGGCGCAGGGATCTCCGGTCTGGCAACGGCACACGAACTCCGCGAGCGCGGCGTGACCGTCGATGTCTTCGAGGCGGACGACGAGCCGGGCGGAATCGTCCGGTCGCGCCGGGTTGACGGACACGTCCTCGATCTCGGCCCGCAGCGGTTGCGCGGCTCGAAACTGATCGAGGAGTGGATCGACGAGTTCGGCCTCCGCGAGCAGCGCTTCGAGGGCCACGATGACCAGCCGCTGTTCGTCCTCCGGGACGGGAAATTGCGGGTCGCACCGCTGTCGATCCACGAGGCGATCACAACCGATCTCATCTCCTGGCCCGGAAAGGCCCGGATCCTGGCCGAACCGCTGACCGGCCCGCCGCGACCGGACGAAACTGTCGCGGACTTCTTCGCCCGGAAGTTCGGCAACGAGGCCGAGCGGACGCTGTTTTCACCGCTGTATACGGGACTATACGGCGCGCACGCCGACGAGATGCTCGTCCGGCACTCGGTCGGCAAGGCGCTGCGAAAGCGCGGGATCGACCGCTCGATCCTGCTCGCGGTCGCCCGGAAACTCCTCGAGGGCGTCGACATCCCGCCGATCGTCTCGCTGGAAGACGGGCTCCAGACGCTCCCGAAAGCGATCGCCGACCGCTACGCCGAGTCGATCCACCTCGAGACGCCCGTCGAAGCCGTCTATGAGGACGGCAACGACTTCGATATCGTGACCGCCGACGGGTCGACGGCCGTCGACCGGGTTGTCGTCACGACGCCCGCGCCGATCACGGCCGACCTGCTCGAACCGCTGGACGGGGACCTCGCGGACGTCCTCAGCGGGCTGACGTACAACCCGCTTGCTATCGTCCACCTCGAATCGAACTACGGCCGGGAGGGACACGGCTGTCAGATCCTCGACGGCGAGGGCTACGAGACGCTCGGGCTGACCTGGAACGCGAGCATGCTCGACCGGGACGGCGTGTTCACGGTGTATCTCGGCGGGTCGCGCTCGCCCGAACTCCTCGAGGAAAGCGACGACCGGCTCGGCGAGCTGGCCGCCGAGGAGTTCGAGTCGATAACCGGCTTCTCGGCGCGGCCGTCGCACGTCGCGCGCTGGCGGCCGGGAATGCCCGCCTACGACGCGAGCTGGAACGATCTCGATCACGTTTCGTTCCCGGACGGCGTCCACGTCTGTGCGACCTACACTGAACGGGCCGGGATTCCGGGACGGCTCCGGGACGCGAAACGGACGGCAGAAGCGATCGCCGGCGAGTGA